A stretch of Agelaius phoeniceus isolate bAgePho1 chromosome 30, bAgePho1.hap1, whole genome shotgun sequence DNA encodes these proteins:
- the C30H2orf42 gene encoding uncharacterized protein C2orf42 homolog, whose protein sequence is MLGNPGKRRSMDPCPGRPKAPSFLSDLGKATLRGIRKCPRCGTYNGTRGLSCKNKTCGAVFRAGSRRPPGAADAVRLLSGTQGQLYSVRQRQRRCFVELGVSETAIQTPEGTLITQLSSGRCHAPACARAAGEGQCQHLKLALGCQAEATPLPLKSSVLGAVQAPAEAKQSLWELATEPSGPLVQRVTKSVLVVKCKASQRHSLGYLHASFGQRRFSCACRGPGHGRAKGEQREDEEEEDEEEEEEEEESPPTRCIHFLACICAFASDESLAQEFSEFLASDGSGLKGTVTPQLLRGPTARARGAAAARAKRRRKELGPGPQVPGPLLAPDPAHPSARRSSLRKLPVVSSSPSSSSSSSLKRHGCPQALDESQVSLSFQEWLGSVTERIHQTMHYQFEGHPEPLVFHIPQSFFEALQQRISSGSGKKRLPNSTTAFVRRDALPLGTFSKYTWHITNVLQVKQIFDTPEVPLEITRSFVQNRDGSYEPFRSPRVEVESLPEGLGPHERQPPLRPLELQTFLKVGHTSPTQKEPTPFTIEWIPDILPRSRLGELRLKFQYGHHGGPRQPPGRGTPPEPPLGTIAFP, encoded by the exons ATGCTGGGAAACCCCGGGAAACGCCG CTCCATGGATCCGTGCCCGGGCAGGCCCAAAGCCCCGTCCTTCCTGTCCGACCTGGGCAAGGCCACCCTGCGCGGCATCCGCAAGTGCCCTCGCTGCGGCACCTACAACGGCACGCGGGGGCTCAGCTGCAAGAACAAAACCTGCGGGGCCGTGTTCCGGGCGGGCTCCCGCCGCCCGCCGGGCGCCGCCGACGCCGTGAGGCTCCTCAGCGGCACCCAGGGCCAGCTCTACTCCGTGCGCCAGCGCCAGCGCCGCTGCTTCGTGGAGCTGGGCGTGTCCGAGACGGCCATCCAGACCCCCGAGGGCACCCTGATCACCCAGCTGAGCTCGGGGCGCTGCCACGCGCCCGCCTGCGCCAGGGCGGCGGGCgaagggcagtgccagcacctgaAGCTGGCGCTGGGCTGCCAGGCCGAGGCCACGCCGCTGCCGCTCAAGAGCTCGGTGCTGGGCGCGGTGCAGGCGCCCGCCGAGGCCAAGCAGAGCCTGTGGGAGTTGGCCACGGAGCCCTCGGGGCCACTGGTGCAGAGGGTGACCAAGAGCGTGCTGGTGGTCAAGTGCAAGGCCAGCcagaggcacagcctgggctaCCTGCACGCCAGCTTCGGGCAGCGCCGCTTCTCCTGCGCCTGCCGCGGGCCCGGGCACGGCCGTGCCAAGGGGGAGCAGcgggaggacgaggaggaggaggacgaggaggaagaggaggaggaggaggagtcgCCCCCCACGCGCTGCATCCACTTCCTGGCCTGCATCTGCGCCTTCGCCAGCgacgagagcctggcccaggagTTCTCCGAGTTCCTCGCCTCTGATGGCAGCG GTCTGAAGGGGACGGTGACCCCGCAGCTGCTCCGGGGCCCCACAGCGCGGGCACGGGGGGCGGCTGCTGCCAGGgccaagaggaggaggaaggagctggggccag GCCCGCAGGTGCCCGGGCCCCTCCTGGCTCCAgacccagctcatcccagcgccaggaggagcagcctgaGGAAGCTGCCCGTCGTCtcctcctcaccttcctcatcctcctcatcctccctgaAGAGGCACG gctgtccccaggcGCTGGATGagtcccaggtgtccctgtccttccaggagtggctgggcagtgtcacaGAGCGCATCCACCAGACCATGCACTACCAGTTTGAGG GCCACCCAGAGCCGCTGGTTTTCCACATCCCCCAGTCCTTCTTCGAGGCTCTCCAGCAGCGAATCTCCAGCGGCAGCGGCAAGAAGAGGCTGCCCAACTCCACCACGG CCTTCGTGCGCAGGGACGCGCTGCCCCTGGGCACCTTCTCCAAGTACACCTGGCACATCACCAACGTCCTGCAGGTCAAGCAGATCTTCGACACGCCCGAG GTGCCGCTGGAGATCACCCGGAGCTTCGTGCAGAACCGCGACGGCTCCTACGAGCCCTTCCGCAGCCCCCGCGTGGAGGTGGAGAGCCTGCCCGAGGGGCTGGGCCCCCACGAGAGACAGCCCCCGCTGcggcccctggagctgcagaccTTCCTCAAAGTCG GCCACACGTCCCCCACGCAGAAGGAGCCCACGCCCTTCACCATCGAGTGGATCCCCGACATCCTGCCCCGCTCCCGCCTGGGCGAGCTGCGCCTCAAGTTCCAGTACGGGCACCACGGGGGGCCCCGGCAGCCCCCCGGCCGCGGGaccccccccgagccccccctGGGCACCATCGCCTTCCCCTGA
- the MRPS24 gene encoding small ribosomal subunit protein uS3m, whose amino-acid sequence MAAAARALRVLPRALHVPSATRQLHTSPVCLKTRAARVRAGRGDKMVTYEQAHAPHHIGHRKGWLSLHTGNLCGEAGAAQRALEDAFLRRFLAGTFPGLLLDEPVLKRRGNLLVLCALLARALPPHKLYFLQGYTETLLGHFYKCPVRLELQTLPARLPYKFL is encoded by the exons atggcggcggccgcGCGGGCCCTGCGG gTCCTTCCCCGTgccctccatgtccccagcGCCACCCGGCAGCTCCACACCAGCCCCGTGTGCCTCAAG ACGCGGGCGGCGCGGGTGCGCGCGGGCAGAGGGGACAAGATGGTGACGTACGAGCAGGCGCACGCGCCGCACCACATCGGGCACCGCAAgggctggctgtccctgcacaccG ggaacCTGTGTGGCGAGGCAGGGGCGGCCCAGCGGGCCCTGGAGGACGCGTTCCTGCGGCGGTTCCTGGCCGGGACCTTCCCGGGTTTGCTCCTGGACGAGCCGGTGCTGAAGCGCCGCGGGAACCTCCTggtgctctgtgccctgctggcgCGGGCACTGCCACCCCACAAGCTCTACTTCCTGCAGGGCTACACCGAGACCCTGCTCGGCCACTTCTACAAGTGCCCCGTGCGCCTGGAGCTGCAGACCCTGCCCGCCCGCCTGCCCTACAAGTTCCTCTAG